Proteins from a genomic interval of Medicago truncatula cultivar Jemalong A17 chromosome 3, MtrunA17r5.0-ANR, whole genome shotgun sequence:
- the LOC25490916 gene encoding F-box/kelch-repeat protein At3g23880, whose protein sequence is MASAAFLPSELIVEIISWLPVKYLMQFRCVSKFYKTLISDPYFVQMHLEKSARNPHLALMWQDDLLREDGSIIFLSVSRLLGNKYTTPPFQSGTFYHSCIIGSCNGLLCLVDFHCPDYYYYYYLYFWNPATRTKFRNILITLSRDFKFSFGYDTLSKTYKVIAFIVESVYGTSVVKVLSMGDDSWRNIQCFPVLPLYWFHRDKSQGVYLSGTINWLALRNYFYSDYEFDNVSKITVEQYVIVSLDLSTESYTQLLLPRGFDEVPRVQPTIVVLMDSLCFGHDFKGSHFVIWKMKDFRVQESWIQLLKISYQNFCSSQSLLKFETMEFLPLYLSKKGDALILANDQIDTAFIYKCRENRGEPIQITNKVRWLWAKDYVESLVSTS, encoded by the coding sequence ATGGCATCAGCAGCCTTCCTCCCCTCTGAACTGATCGTGGAAATCATCTCTTGGCTCCCCGTGAAATATCTCATGCAATTCAGGTGCGTTAGCAAGTTCTACAAAACTCTCATCTCCGATCCTTATTTCGTTCAAATGCATCTCGAGAAATCTGCAAGAAACCCACATCTCGCATTAATGTGGCAAGACGATCTCTTGCGTGAGGATGGTAGTATCATATTTTTGTCTGTTTCTCGTTTACTCGGAAACAAGTATACCACACCACCCTTTCAGAGCGGTACATTCTACCATTCGTGCATTATTGGTTCATGCAATGGATTGCTATGCTTGGTTGATTTTCATTGCcctgattattattattattattatctctaTTTTTGGAACCCAGCGACTCGAACCAAATTTAGAAACATTTTAATCACTTTGTCTAGAGATTTTAAGTTCTCTTTTGGTTATGATACTTTGAGTAAAACTTATAAGGTAATAGCGTTCATAGTGGAGAGTGTTTATGGAACAAGTGTGGTGAAAGTTCTCAGCATGGGGGATGATTCATGGAGAAACATTCAATGCTTCCCTGTGCTTCCCCTTTATTGGTTTCATCGTGATAAGAGCCAAGGTGTTTACTTGAGTGGTACTATTAACTGGTTGGCACTTCGCAATTACTTCTATTCTGACTATGAATTTGATAATGTTAGTAAGATTACTGTTGAGCAATATGTGATTGTTTCGCTTGATCTGTCCACTGAGTCATACACTCAGTTGTTGCTGCCTCGGGGTTTTGACGAGGTGCCACGTGTTCAGCCAACAATTGTGGTTTTGATGGACTCCCTTTGTTTTGGTCATGATTTCAAGGGAAGCCATTTTGTTATATGGAAAATGAAGGATTTTCGAGTTCAAGAGTCTTGGATTCAATTGTTAAAAATTAGTTATCAGAATTTTTGTTCAAGCCAATctttattgaaatttgaaacgaTGGAGTTCTTGCCATTGTACCTTTCTAAGAAAGGTGATGCATTGATATTAGCAAATGATCAAATCGACACAGCATTTATCTATAAATGCAGAGAAAATAGAGGCGAGCCAATTCAAATTACTAATAAAGTACGGTGGTTGTGGGCTAAGGATTACGTTGAAAGTTTGGTTTCAACTAGTTGA
- the LOC25490917 gene encoding PHD finger-like domain-containing protein 5A codes for MAKHHPDLIMCRKQPGIAIGRLCEKCDGKCVICDSYVRPCTLVRVCDECNYGSFQGRCVICGGVGISDAYYCKECTQQEKDRDGCPKIVNLGSAKTDLFYERKKYGFKKR; via the coding sequence ATGGCCAAGCATCATCCTGATTTGATCATGTGCCGCAAGCAGCCAGGAATTGCTATTGGACGATTATGCGAGAAATGTGATGGCAAGTGTGTGATATGCGACTCGTATGTGCGTCCATGTACACTTGTAAGGGTCTGTGATGAGTGCAACTATGGATCATTTCAGGGTCGATGCGTCATATGTGGAGGAGTAGGAATATCCGATGCATACTACTGCAAGGAATGCACACAGCAGGAGAAAGACAGGGATGGTTGCCCCAAAATTGTCAATTTAGGGAGTGCCAAAACTGATTTATTCTATGAACGAAAGAAGTATGGTTttaagaaaagatga
- the LOC25490919 gene encoding gibberellin 2-beta-dioxygenase 8: protein MNNLDSYPPILRQQNNQQQNPYEPNDTIEDSDPIPTIDLKCLEHKNLDEACKEWGLFRLINHGVPITLLEQLQDLTKQLFSLSFESKQEACNESPIKYFWGTPALTPSGTAITKGPQNINWVEGFDVPLCQLSNFQHQLPSLESIRLLLMEYATHLLRIATTLFEAMVKNLELNLKTTKSYLSENNGNIRVYRYPPTDVGWGMEVHTDSSVLSILNPDDHVSGLQVLKDDQWLTVKPVSNTLVVNLGDMMQAISSDRYKSVSHRVKVEKDIERISLCYFVFPGEDVVIESNKYKPFTYNEFRAQVQQDIKTLGNKVGLSRFQKKQG from the exons ATGAACAACTTGGATTCCTACCCTCCAATTCTCCGCCAAcaaaacaaccaacaacaaaacCCTTATGAACCAAATGACACAATTGAAGACTCAGATCCTATTCCAACCATAGATCTTAAGTGCTTAGAACACAAAAATTTGGATGAGGCTTGCAAGGAATGGGGTCTATTCCGTTTGATTAATCATGGTGTTCCAATAACCCTTTTGGAACAACTTCAAGATTTAACCAAACAACTATTTTCTTTGTCCTTTGAGTCAAAACAAGAAGCATGCAATGAAAGCCCTATCAAATACTTTTGGGGTACCCCTGCCCTAACTCCATCTGGGACAGCTATAACAAAAGGTCCTCAAAATATCAATTGGGTTGAAGGTTTTGATGTGCCATTGTGTCAACTCTCTAACTTCCAACATCAACTTCCTTCACTTGAGTCCATCAG GCTTTTACTAATGGAATATGCAACCCATCTTTTAAGAATTGCTACAACATTATTTGAAGCAATGGTTAAGAACCTTGAGCTGAATCTGAAAACAACAAAGTCATATTTATCAGAAAACAATGGCAACATACGTGTCTATCGTTATCCACCCACTGATGTTGGTTGGGGCATGGAGGTTCATACAGATAGTTCAGTGTTGTCCATATTGAACCCAGATGACCATGTGAGTGGACTTCAAGTTCTTAAAGATGATCAATGGCTCACTGTAAAGCCAGTTTCCAACACATTGGTTGTCAACCTTGGTGACATGATGcag GCGATTAGCAGCGATAGATACAAGAGTGTGTCACATAGAGTGAAGGTAGAGAAAGATATAGAGAGGATCTCACTATGCTACTTTGTGTTTCCTGGTGAAGACGTTGTGATTGAGAGCAACAAGTACAAGCCATTTACTTACAATGAATTCAGGGCACAAGTGCAACAAGACATCAAAACTCTAGGAAATAAAGTTGGGCTTTCAAGGTTTCAGAAGAAGCAAGGCTAG
- the LOC25490920 gene encoding uncharacterized protein, with product MEGFETSSNSQSKLKINERVEVKSFEEGFLGSWHPGTVIDSEKLKRHVQYENILNDNGLGNFVEIVSVSSVLDGDIGSLSKRGRIRPVPPLVEFEKCDLKYGLCVDVNYQEAWWEGVVNDKCDGMEERTVFFPDLGDEMKVGIQEMRITQDWDEVTEKWEPRGKWLLFELIEESYLPVSVRQIWYDVRQKKEFSAIGEWTLIEKKDLWRHLIMEVVGDYLAVTVKEVFSALKLPEMESGELLSEKEKFEQKEPVVPPAGKDLPKFQNEVSCNGAGEAVAINFEKNEHRLSTDLKSNNQWESVIFSETEYCPDAVKQYVLASDDRATMTSLKEKVWKHLAYIGWEIDISLRNKHYRYTPPNGIHCNKKVYYSLTLLCKAESMMNSSPSENGLGISHPAGDCHVPNVPLSPSEKIQNQVSPLVLGLPSVAVADEQAYCPQAIVEYHKHALKKTCNPADKRKLISKVRNHLKAEGWILIDPPPNNRRRGVLYISPQKQRFFSLNSVCSFLLKESIQKSTISCMQPLNISTIHEENVDQVLSDDLSSRDSVAANKSSANRKRKRLRNSDGSLPKRRSNESTLRVLRSNERVPNASSSCLSHHKPLNVLSWLIDSNTLLPRSKVFCRAKRGHRTVLSGRISHEGIKCNCCSRIYSLVSFEFHATGSNTIRPSASIFLDDGRSLLSCQIQIMQDHKSKEAMIKPHSHLCQGENDYICSVCHFGGELLLCDHCPSSYHKTCLGLEDLPDGEWFCPSCRCGICIQSKFNGGGEDEHFLTCIQCEHKYHVACLKSRDTSKSGSYLESRFCGKDCEKLYAALQSMLGQPVSVGADNLTWTLVKCADSESCELDNSKSGLLAESYSKLNVALSLMHECFEPLKESSSCRDLMENVLFSRWSELNRMNFRGFYSVLLERNEDLVSVATIRVLGDKVAEVPLVGTRFQYRRHGMCRILMDELEKTLTQLGVERLILPAVPTVVDTWTGAFGFSKMPNFERSQFLNYTFLDFPGTIMCQKFLANIPSPNSVLPTEFQRKQDAISGSSSASNKSPVSEVYQAEEIDKRESLDQQMMDTSEGDNDNLGSAVIDCVTMVEQPIPEDQQHCQNGTTQECSFVRWRGLVYSRRRKAKGENGA from the exons ATGGAGGGTTTCGAGACTTCATCAAACTCGCAATCAAAGCTGAAAATCAATGAAAGGGTTGAG GTGAAGAGTTTTGAAGAGGGGTTTCTGGGATCATGGCATCCAGGGACAGTTATTGATAGTGAGAAGCTGAAGCGTCATGTTCAATATGAGAATATTCTGAATGATAATGGATTGGGTAATTTTGTGGAGATAGTGAGTGTTTCAAGTGTTTTGGATGGTGATATTGGGTCATTGAGTAAACGTGGGAGGATCAGGCCAGTGCCTCCTTTGGTTGAGTTTGAGAAATGTGATCTTAAGTATGGTTTGTGTGTTGATGTAAATTACCAGGAAGCTTGGTGGGAAGGTGTTGTAAATGATAAGTGTGATGGAATGGAGGAGAGGACTGTGTTTTTCCCTGATTTGGGTGATGAAATGAAGGTCGGAATTCAGGAAATGCGGATTACTCAGGATTGGGATGAAGTTACGGAGAAGTGGGAGCCACGAGGGAAATGGTTGCTTTTTGAATTGATTGAGGAATCGTATCTTCCAGTCTCGGTAAGGCAAATTTGGTATGATGTGCGACAAAAAAAGGAATTTTCCGCGATTGGTGAATGGACATTGATTGAGAAGAAGGATTTGTGGAGACACTTGATAATGGAGGTAGTTGGTGACTACTTGGCTGTTACAGTAAAGGAAGTTTTCTCGGCCTTGAAACTTCCGGAGATGGAATCAGGTGAACTATTATCTGAAAAGGAAAAGTTTGAGCAGAAAGAACCTGTTGTTCCTCCGGCTGGAAAGGACTTGcctaagtttcaaaatgaaGTTTCATGCAACGGTGCTGGTGAAGCGGTTGCCATcaattttgagaaaaatgaaCACAGATTGTCAACTGATTTAAAGTCAAATAATCAGTGGGAAAGTGTAATATTTTCTGAAACTGAATACTGTCCCGATGCTGTTAAGCAATATGTGCTTGCTTCTGACGACAGGGCAACTATGACATCTTTGAAGGAAAAAGTATGGAAACATCTTGCATATATTGGATGGGAAATTGACATTAGCCTGCGTAATAAACATTACAGGTACACGCCACCCAATGGAATCCATTGCAATAAGAAAGTTTACTACTCACTTACTTTACTTTGTAAAGCTGAATCCATGATGAACTCTTCTCCATCCGAAAATGGTCTTGGTATAAGTCATCCTGCCGGTGACTGTCACGTTCCAAATGTGCCTCTTAGTCCATCTGAAAAGATTCAGAACCAAGTATCTCCTCTAGTTTTGGGGCTTCCATCTGTTGCAGTGGCAGATGAACAAGCTTATTGTCCTCAAGCCATTGTGGAATACCACAAACATGCACTCAAGAAGACCTGCAATCCGGCAGATAAAAGGAAACttatttcaaaagtaagaaaTCATCTGAAAGCAGAAGGATGGATTTTAATCGATCCACCTCCAAATAATAGAAGAAGAGGTGTTTTATACATTTCTCCACAGAAACAGAGATTCTTCTCATTGAATTCAGTATGCAGTTTCTTACTTAAAGAAAGTATTCAGAAATCGACTATTTCTTGCATGCAACCTTTAAATATCTCAACCATTCATGAGGAAAATGTTGATCAGGTATTGAGTGATGATTTATCAAGTAGAGACAGTGTTGCTGCGAATAAATCAAGTGCAAATCGGAAGCGAAAACGCTTGAGGAATTCAGATGGCAGCCTGCCAAAGCGCCGAAGCAATGAATCAACTCTAAGGGTGCTGAGATCAAATGAAAGGGTGCCAAACGCGTCTTCCTCTTGCCTTTCACATCATAAACCTTTAAATGTTCTGTCTTGGTTGATAGACAGCAACACGTTGTTACCAAGGTCTAAGGTTTTTTGTCGAGCAAAACGTGGGCACCGTACTGTGCTTTCTGGGCGAATAAGTCATGAAGGCATCAAGTGTAACTGTTGTTCAAGAATATACAGTCTTGTTTCCTTCGAATTTCATGCTACTGGCAGTAATACCATCAGACCAAGTGCCAGTATCTTTCTGGACGATGGTAGGTCACTCTTATCTTGCCAGATTCAAATAATGCAAGATCACAAGTCTAAGGAGGCTATGATAAAACCACACAGTCATTTGTGTCAAGGTGAAAACGACTACATTTGTTCTGTTTGCCACTTTGGGGGCGAACTTCTTTTGTGTGATCACTGTCCGTCTTCATATCATAAGACATGTCTTGGTCTGGAG GATCTCCCTGATGGTGAATGGTTTTGTCCATCGTGTCGATGTGGGATTTGTATCCAAAGCAAATTCAACGGGGGTGGTGAGGATGAACATTTCCTTACATGCATTCAGTGTGAACATAAAT ATCATGTTGCGTGCCTGAAAAGTAGAGATACCAGTAAATCCGGAAGTTATTTGGAAAGCCGGTTCTGCGGAAAAGACTGTGAAAAG TTATATGCAGCCCTTCAAAGTATGTTAGGACAACCAGTTTCAGTGGGTGCGGACAATCTAACATGGACATTAGTGAAGTGTGCCGACTCTGAGAGTTGTGAACTTGATAATAGTAAAAGTGGATTATTGGCAGAAAGTTACAGCAAACTCAATGTCGCTCTTTCATTGATGCATGAATGTTTTGAGCCCTTAAAGGAATCCTCTTCTTGCAGAGATCTGATGGAAAATGTTTTATTCAGCCGATG GTCAGAACTTAATCGAATGAATTTCCGGGGTTTCTATTCCGTACTTCTGGAAAGAaatgaagatcttgtcagtgtAGCAACTATTAG gGTCCTTGGAGATAAGGTAGCTGAAGTACCTCTTGTTGGTACCAGATTTCAGTATCGTCGTCATGGAATGTGTCGCATATTAATGGATGAACTGGAAAAG ACGCTCACGCAATTAGGAGTGGAGCGTCTCATTTTACCTGCTGTTCCCACTGTGGTAGATACATGGACCGGCGCTTTTGGATTTTCAAAGATGCCAAACTTTGAAAGATCACAATTTCTAAACTATACTTTCCTAGATTTTCCGGGTACCATCATGTGCCAGAAGTTTTTAGCAAATATTCCGTCTCCAAATTCGGTTTTGCCAACTG AGTTCCAACGAAAACAAGATGCTATCTCCGGAAGCAGTAGTGCTAGTAATAAGTCTCCAGTTTCTGAAGTTTACCAAGCAGAAGAGATAGACAAAAGAGAATCGTTGGATCAACAAATGATGGA TACTTCTGAAGGCGATAATGATAATCTTGGCAGTGCTGTTATTGACTGTGTCACCATG GTGGAGCAACCAATTCCTGAGGATCAACAACATTGCCAGAATGGAACCACTCAAGAGTGCTCTTTTGTAAGGTGGCGTGGACTGGTCTACTCTAGACGAAGGAAGGCGAAAGGGGAAAATGGAGCGTAG